GGATACCTAATCagtgaaaataaaaccaaTGTGACTTGACATCATTTCTTTTTCGCAAATCGTTTTCGTACTATTTAGAAACCAAGGCATATCATCCTCATTTTCCAAATAAAATGTTTCATTCCCCCGTTCGATTGGGCTTTACAAGTGGCATTGGCTGGTCATACTAGAATTATGTGATATTTCATATGCGGTGAACAAATAGATGCTCTACAATTCCTTTTCCCTGTACATCACCAGCAAGAATATTTGCATCAATGCAGGTCACTATGTGCCACAGCTTGTAGACCTTGTCTATGAGAACAACAAGGATAAGATGGCCAACAGATACATCAACCTGAAAGGGTTCATTGTGAGTACTATGCATTCACTGCCTAGTTTGCCAGTATTACTGGTTTTGGCCTTGTTCtttcatatttcaaaatttgatgGCAATACTATTTGGTGAAGTTCATTTTATGAACTCAAAAACTCTTCGATGAGAATTCAAGAGCTGCAAGTAAACTTCACCCATAACATTTCAGTAAGATGCTGACAACAATACTGATACATTTTTATACTGGAAGATGTTCATTCTTTAATTTAGATAAGAaacattaactttttatgttgATATCTCCTTTTAGCAAGATTTACCCAAAAATTTGTTCATATCAATGAAttttagagagaaaaaaaggcttGCAGTTCACAAaataagttcagaaatttctGGTCTCATAACATTGTTACATGTCCCGAATGTAGGTTGGTAATCCACTAACTGACGATCAGTACGACTCGAAAGGTTTGGTTGAATATGCTTGGAGCCACGCAGTTGTGTCAGATGCAATTTACGAGCGCATCAAGAAGGCGTGCAACTTTAAGTTCTCAAACTGGACAGATGATTGCAATGAAGCCATGAACAGTATTTTCAGACAGTATCAAGATATTGACATCTACAACATTTATGCACCCAAGTGCAACCCTGCTCAAACTTCAAAAGTAGCCGCCGTCAATCACGCATTTGAAGCAAGTGATCAGGTAGATGACAAATAGTTCGAATTAGTCCTGTGCTGCTTCTGAAATTCTGAGGCTTGTTGTTTGACTTGGCAGGAACAATTCAGTAGGAGGATTAGGATGTTCTCGGGATACGACGCATGCTACTCATCATATGCTGAGAAGTACTTCAACAAGCCAGACGTGCAGACAGCATTCCATGCAAATGGAAATGGGATGCTCCCTGGGAAATGGAAGGTTTGCAGGTGCATCAGACTAAATCtgtttcattaaaaatatttagattggTAATTTTAGGTGGcttaaaatctcaaaattccATATTTCACTTAAACCTAGCAGTAAATGTAACTATAAATGGCCTTATATAACTTACTTCATAATTCAAAACACCATGATTGCAATAATCACACATTTTTATTCTGACATGTAGCCATCTTTGTCTAAAAGAATGTTAAATGGATAACTGCTGAGTGAAAATAttgatttgaaatattttatttttcatttatcacGCAGTGAGTCTATTCTAAGGTCCTACAACTTTTCGGTGCTTTCTGTCTTGCCAATCTACTCCAAGCTCATTAAAGCAGGACTTAGAATCTGGCTCTACAGGTGTGTTTCCTCTTCCTGTATCTTTAGACCATTTTCCTGTCCCAGATACATGCAGGCCTGAGCATTTTCATCACCTATCCAAGCAAGTATATTTTCCCCTGATAATGCTTCTTATTACTCCTCAGAAATACAATGCTACTTTTCTCTGAATTTTAATCCTTGTAAACAGCTGCTAAATTAGTGCTAGGAAGTTAATAAGAATTTTGTCCATGCAGTGGAGATGCCGATGGTAGGGTCCCGGTGATCGGATCAAGGTATTGTGTGGAAGCACTTGGGTTGCCTATCAAGAGGGAGTGGCAACCTTGGTACCTGAACAGACAGGTCTGAATTTCTGAATTATCatactaccttcgtcccataataatttcatttttcgtttttccgtgtctaacgtttgaccattcatcttacttgaaaaaattgtacaaaaaactaaacaaattagtcacacataaagtactattcatattttatcatctagtaacaataaaaatattaatcacaaaaaaatttcaaataagacgaagagtcaaaatattgtatcaaaaaactaaaaaatgaagttattatgggacggaggtagtatctgTTTATGAAGTTACATTAGTTAAGTTAGTTTGTGAATGGATCTGTATTCCAGACTTCCAATAGCACTGATGTGGAGTTCACTTGCAATATAGGTTGCAGGAAGATTTGTGGAGTACCATGGCATGACCATGGTGACAATTAGAGGTGCTGGACATTTGGTGCCCCTCAATAAACCTGAAGAAGGGCTCGCTCTGATGGACGCATTCCTTCTTGGTAAACAGTTCTTCACACACCGATAACaggtaaatttagtttttaaagTGAGGGATATTTGTTCTTAAAACTTTTTCAATGAGTGTCAGCTGTCAACCTTTATGTCAGGAGCCATGCCATAActgaaatacaatttttaccAAAGGAAACAGTTTGAATTTCAGGCTGATCCTTTTGGACGATGCTGCTGttgtatttttcatttcttgcCGTCTTGTCTGAAGCTTCTTGGGTCTTGGTAAAATTTTGTTGACTAGGACTTGTCAAATTTAAAGCATCTCATGTCTCAAGCACTTACACTGATGAAGCTGAGCTAAATGTCCACAGGATTAATGAGGAATATTATTTTGCAACATAAGCACAAACATAAGCAGCATGTAGAAATTATTGTACACGGTGATATCTATAGTTGAGAAGTTAACTCAGACTATGTATCGTACACTGACAATTGCACACAGAAAGCGCCTAAAATACACgtattatttcatattttcatatgCTACTACTTATTTATTCTTTGCTGTTCTCTTTGAGTAAATCTCATCAAGGTTGAATTCATCGGTTGGTTTTTGTTGGTAGTTGCGTTTCTGAAAGAAAGGAATTAATTAGCACAAGTGCTTGTTCTGGCTTGTCTTGAGGCACTGCATGGCCTGCTCCTCTGATAGTGGCCATTGTCAACCCTTGATACTCAACAAATCTCCCAGCAACCTGAATTGGATTGCATAGGTGAAGAAATGATTGAACTTAGGGCATGCAATGTTacaaagtactccctctggtCATTAATATACGGTATTTCTTAACAGTATTTTAGTATAGAAATTCATCATATATACGATAGACGACATATTTAGAGGGTAACAACCTGATTGTTTAGGTACCATGGTTGCCACTGCAACTTAATAGGAAGGCCGAGGGCTTCTACGCAGTACCGGGATCCAATAACTGGAACCCTACCATCCACATCGCCGCTGTAGCAGAAATGATAATTTCCTTGTTGATCTCAAATTTTGGATGACTTTGATAAATTcgaaattaaatataatttagtgaGTATAACAAGTAAGAGCAGGTCCTGAATGTAAGTATGAATTATTATATTCTTGACTGACATTAGAAACTTTACAAAGCCAACTGATAACAGTCAAAGGCTCAGAAATGAgaagaaaatttatttattttaaaaacatgaagaaacaatgagaaaaaaaagtaagtgtATAGTCCAGTTTAGTTTGTAGCATAACAGTTAATATTTTGATCTAACTCTTAAGTAAACAATTATTCAAGAACCGAACCTGTACATCCAGACTCTTAGTCCAGCCTTAATAAGCTTAGAGTAAATAGGAAGAACAGAGAAGACCGTGATATTGTAGTTGTCGAAAATTGAATAGCTGCACATGTATGGAGAATGTCATTGCTGGTATCCAGCTAGCATAATTGATCCACATCAGAAGAAAAGCCCATGCATATATCACCTGCAGATACTCCATCTTCTATCCTTGATCAATCCACTGGTATTCGCATGAAGTGATTTCTGTACATCCATCTTGTTCATGTAATCTTCGATGTGCATCGAATAGCAAGGATCATACCCTGAGTACATCCTCATTCCTTTAAGTCTCTTCTGAAATGTACATTCAGTTATCTTCAGGACATTCTGTTTTCATatttgctacagtaccaaTACTATAGTTGTTAAGCACTGCAGTTACCTTAGCTTTCATAGCAGCTGTACCGTCAGAGGTGGAAAAGAGCTCTGATTGATCACTGTTGCACTTAGGTGCGTATACATTGAAAATGTCAATCATGTCATACTGGGAATATACAGATCCCATTGCATGGTCACACTCATTGCTACGGGGTGATAACCTGAAGTCGCAGACACTGTTGACATGCTTATAAAGTTGATCTGAGATCACTGAATGACTCCATGCAAACTCGACTAGTGCCTTGTAGTCATAGTAATCATCAGTCTCTGCATTGCCAACCTGAAAAGTACAGGTGCTATTAGTGATTAAATTATTCACAGCTTGTTTTGGAAGAACATGCTGGATGCAGAATGTGCTTAAGTTACATGGTTACAGGGTTTAGTATTTCAGTATGCTTAAACTCACCAAAATTTCGGAAAAATTCAGATAAGAAAATGTAAATTTGAATGAATTTTTCAGtggatttaaatattttttgctgAATTCACATAGTTTGAAATTTTCAGACAAAATAATTCCGTGCCAAGGGGggttccaaaattttgaattgaaatTGCAGGCCCTTGTGGGTACTagtattatatgataaaactattataattTGTAACACACTACTCGCCCTACAATTAGTTTCCTTAGCAGCTTTTAGAGCTAGAAAATTCAATAGACAGAGATCCAGCAAAGCACACAAATATAAACTCATATAAACATGTGTGGGAAAATAGCACTACAAATAAGGcttacatataatttataatatatcattcTTTTACCAGAAATCTGgtgccaaaagaaaaatggaccATTTTCATAAGGGTACTTACAATAAACCCTTTCAAATTGATATGCTGATCTGTTTCAAGGTGCTTGTTGCGCTCATAAACCACATCAGCAAGCTGAGGAACATAGTGCCCTGTTGCATCAAAGTTGTTAAGTGTCTTATTATGTAAGGAGGATTATGTTTGCATGTCTGAAACACAGTGGATGAGGTGGATTTCAGCATATGGCCTTGGCATGTGTGTGTCCACTAGATGACCACTAATGTTTAAATCTCAATACTTTTGACTATCTATATAGTTTATTGTGTAAGCCACTCTCTCCTTTGACCCTTAATATGACTGTTTTGGGCTTAGTGACAGcagcaaacaaaaagaaatattttgaaagTTAGCTGTATTTTTCAACAGAATTACAATCAACAACTTGTTCAGGACCTAACAAAGACAGCATAGTGGGATCCATGTATTGGTGTGGACTGAAGACTTCAAGGAATAGGATCTACATGACTACATATATTCTAGGCTAACCCTTTTGACTACAGAATAGTGGGCAGTGGAAAGATGGAGGATTTATTCCTGTTTTGCATGCTTAACACACTACTCATTAACAAAAGGTGAAAAGCaatatctttatcttttttcctTGTGGGCTTATTCAACCTTGCAATGCTTTTGTTGGAAGAAAGGGAGCTGTCTGCACATTACCTGCATAGCTCTCTCCAGAGATGTAGAAGTCATGGTTTTTGTACTGAGGAAACCTCTTGAACCAATTCACCAAGAAATTGTAGGAGTCCTCAGCTGCATGGATCGAAAAATACGGTTAATAAAGGCAATAACAGAAAATATTGGACTTTCAGGCAAGTAAATTGAAGATCATTAGACAAGATGAATACCGACGAAACGGTCGTCAATGTTGTCTAGGTCAGAAGAGGTATTTGTATAAGAGAAGCCAACTCCAACAGGAGATTCCAAGAACAACAAATTGGCCTCTGAAACATGGAGAGGAACAATCACAGGTTTAATTCCATTATTAGTCCCACATTGACAAGTAGCAACACGATTTTGGGGCATAACACCGGTACAAGCGGTAGAAGAAGAATGAAAATATCATACCTTTATTCCAGGAAAACTTGTTGAATTCCAAACCAGTACCATTTCCATTGACCATGAGTGGCCCCAATTCAGAAGCTGCTCCATAGCCCACAGATGAGCAGCCAGGACCTGAAGATGGGAAATTCAATTGAATGGCAATACAAAACAAGcaacagtgaaaaaaaataaatacaaaaacgGCAGGGTAAAAACTCTATGACTAATTAGATATGATGAACTAAAAACCATCAGATAAGGTGAATAGACAGCAGCAGACAAGTCAAAGTACAGAAAACTAAGCTGAACAACCACTTTTTTGCTTACTACTGATCACTATGAGTGAATAATtatcaaacaaagaaatgcATATGCTGAATGCACAAGTAACAACCTCCATTGAGCCAGAGAAGGAGAGGCTTCTTGGAGGGCAGTGACTGGGCCTCAAAGAACCAGTAGAACAGTGCCCTGCCATTCTGGCTGTTCACAGTGATGTAACCTGAGAACTGAGAGACCTGCTGTGAGCTCCTTGGCTGCCCAGGGAGGAAGGCAACCCTATCAGCCTCCTGCTCATCCAGTGTTGTGATTGTCTGCAGCAATGAGAGAGCAAGCAAGATGATGAAGAGTGGATGGTGGCACAGGGATTTGAGCCTTGCTTCTGCACAAGAAGccataggatttttttttgttctcctCTATTTCTGTTCTGCTCTTTCTTCAGTGAAAGAGAGTGCAGAACTCTGTGTGTCCACTACTCAGTGTTTGGAGGGGAAGATATTGCAGCATTTGAACATATATAGGAAGCTGCCATTTGCTGGTATGTGTGATATTTGAGATACTTTTCTTATATGAACGTAAGAAAATCAGAATTGTGCTTGTAAAAGTCCTTGACTGGTCAGCTGATAGTGCAGTTAAAAAATGGTTTAACCGCTGTAACTTTGCACTTTCCAGTGTCCACAGAACAGGTAAGTTTATAAAACtctcaaaagaaaaggttggCACTTCTATTGGAGAATATggtatatctatatttttttcaatgttttgATATTAACTCAGTTGTatgataaaatagataaatatttatctaGAAGTCTGGAACAGTTTTTCATGAACACTATTTCAGTATGTGTTTATCATTTGCAGGTTTGCGAGATGCTATCAAGtttgatatttaaatttacacaaaattctaaaataaccAATCATATCTATTGATTTTCTTAGAGCAAAAGAACTTCAAGTTTGAATTTAACCAAACTTTGGCCAGTATGCCACGGGCTAAACTCATAACAAtgatcattttttatgtttttcttccTGAGGCTATAATTAAGTTCACCAGTCATGTGCAAAATACGTAATATTTTGTCATCGCCTTGAATCTTTAGGATGAATCACAAGACAATATTATAAAGATTGTCTATATGATATTGAGTGTTTCTTTTCATATTAGTTGATATTAAAGCCGTTGGGTTAAATTCCACTGGCACTTTTTGTCATCTTCTCAATTTTTTCATCGACTCTAATTGAATCAATTACCACTAAGCTATCGCTACTTCTGCCCGTCCTATTCTGCAATCCCTTGTCACCATTGCAAGTGAGGCATGTCGGTATAGATATAGGTGAGCCAACCTACAAAGCCACTAATAGTGGCATCTGCTTATAAGGACACTATAAGCGGGTTCGTAGACTGGTCCTCCTATACGTAGGTACATCTACAGTAAAGTTCGAGCTTGTCCACTGGTCATGTCCTCCCCTCTTTGCACTCATGCCccatttagttcctaaaatgtTTCCCAAAAGcgtcacattaaatttttggatatctaaatggagcattaaatatagatgaaacaaaaaactaattgcacagttatgggagaaatcgtgagacgaatcttttgagcttaattagtccatgattagccataagtgctatagtagcccacatgtgctaatgatggcttaattagtcttaaaggattcgtctcgtggttttcaggctagttgtgaaattcatttttttattcgtgtccgaaaaccactTTCGACGTCTGGTTAAACTTTGATGTAACCATTCCAACAAAAATTGCTATCTAAATGGGGCCTCGATCGGTCCATCGACCCCACTCCCTAGCCTCCACACTTCAATTTGTTGTCAAACTAATTCCATTCAGAAATCATAATATTCATAGGCTGGTTTgccaaaaaggaaaatgtaGGACCTATTTGCTTAGAGACCAATAGGAGCAATCTGCAATTGACTATATCATGGGCCAGAAGGCTAAAATCCAGCCGGCTATCTCGGCAAATTGTAGGCAAAATCTTACCTGCTTATGCTACTTTACAAGCCACCAAGAAGGATCCTGGATCCTGGTCGCCTTTGACATGATTGCCATGTCGCGAACTGACACCGATTGCACAAATTCGAGCAAAAATAATGCTCCTGGCAACGCTCAGCAGTGACGAGTCTTGTTTGCAACACTGACGCCGCTTTCTGCTGAGTTGGCTGCAGCCAACGACAAAATGAAGTTTCtacaaaccaaataaaatggTACGAGCAAATGAGCTTAACTGGTTAGGTTCTTTTTTGAAACCTGTCCGAGAGTTCAAATCATAGATTTGATACATATTCTAGTTATACTACCCAAAAGTATCATGATCAAATGTCATTTTCATTGGCCCCCGAAAATAATTATGACAGTTGAGACAACTTAGATGTCAAACCGATGTTAACATCTGAAAATCGAATGCATTTGTGATTTTTCAGCTCTTCGAGTTTACTAGCACTAGCAATCTGGCTCAATCGAGATTAGAGTGAGATATTCTGCATTCATAGAAGTTGAGGTTGGTCACATATCCCAATTCGACGAGCAAACAAAGTAAGGGTCAAATAATCGACCCTTTCGAGTGTCCAATCACAAGCCACTGCATTTCAAAACAATACTTCATCCGCACATCATCACTtctaattatacttataagtcaaaaattaaaattgtgattttttatcataatttatttagtcctagcttttatatcactaaaaatcacatatataaaaattttattcataaattattttttatttataaatgtctcatttgtaaatatgcgtttacctttttttttccttcacaaTCCCTTGCTAAACTACAAATAATCTCATTCCATGGACAAGAAACctgtcaaaaattaaaattgagattttttatcataatttatttagtcCTAGCTTTTGTATCACTAAAAaccacatgtataaaaattttattcataaattattttttatttataaatgtcttatttgtaaatatgtgtttacctttttttttccttcacaaTCCCTTGCTAAACTCATTCCATGGACAAGAAACCTGTGTTCTTCCTAGAATGggtaaaatacatttttggggACGGCAgacttcaaaagaaaaggttaaatAAGTTACCTACAGAAAGCATCAAAGCAGGTAAACCATAAGCCggctattaaaaaaaacagtgggTTACTAATAATTAGTAGCTAGGTATAGTACAGACGCTACTAATAATTAGTAGCCACGTACGGTACAGACTCTACGAGCCGAGTATAAGCAAGTATATTCCAAGAagataaaagaagaaaaaggagaaaagaggtgaacaggtacaatagcaagctat
This is a stretch of genomic DNA from Oryza brachyantha chromosome 1, ObraRS2, whole genome shotgun sequence. It encodes these proteins:
- the LOC102709781 gene encoding serine carboxypeptidase-like 26 — protein: MATEEAAARWLLLLLLPQSPHRKQLIFALLLVLLLLFTSLQSLHCYPAAGGGYSEQEADRVAFLPGQPRSPQVSQFSGYITVSRQNGRALFYWFFEAQALPSQKPLLLWLNGGPGCSSIGYGAASELGPLRVSRNGDGLEFNKFAWNREANLLFLESPVGVGFSYTNTSSDLTKLNDGFVAEDAYNFLVNWLDRFPQYKDRELYISGESYAGHYVPQLVDLVYENNKDKMANRYINLKGFIVGNPLTDDQYDSKGLVEYAWSHAVVSDAIYERIKKACNFKFSNWTDDCNEAMNSIFRQYQDIDIYNIYAPKCNPAQTSKVAAVNHAFEASDQEQFSRRIRMFSGYDACYSSYAEKYFNKPDVQTAFHANGNGMLPGKWKVCSESILRSYNFSVLSVLPIYSKLIKAGLRIWLYSGDADGRVPVIGSRYCVEALGLPIKREWQPWYLNRQVAGRFVEYHGMTMVTIRGAGHLVPLNKPEEGLALMDAFLLGKQFFTHR
- the LOC102710063 gene encoding serine carboxypeptidase-like 26 isoform X1 yields the protein MASCAEARLKSLCHHPLFIILLALSLLQTITTLDEQEADRVAFLPGQPRSSQQVSQFSGYITVNSQNGRALFYWFFEAQSLPSKKPLLLWLNGGPGCSSVGYGAASELGPLMVNGNGTGLEFNKFSWNKEANLLFLESPVGVGFSYTNTSSDLDNIDDRFVAEDSYNFLVNWFKRFPQYKNHDFYISGESYAGHYVPQLADVVYERNKHLETDQHINLKGFIVGNAETDDYYDYKALVEFAWSHSVISDQLYKHVNSVCDFRLSPRSNECDHAMGSVYSQYDMIDIFNVYAPKCNSDQSELFSTSDGTAAMKAKKRLKGMRMYSGYDPCYSMHIEDYMNKMDVQKSLHANTSGLIKDRRWSICSYSIFDNYNITVFSVLPIYSKLIKAGLRVWMYSGDVDGRVPVIGSRYCVEALGLPIKLQWQPWYLNNQVAGRFVEYQGLTMATIRGAGHAVPQDKPEQALVLINSFLSETQLPTKTNR
- the LOC102710063 gene encoding serine carboxypeptidase-like 26 isoform X2, which encodes MASCAEARLKSLCHHPLFIILLALSLLQTITTLDEQEADRVAFLPGQPRSSQQVSQFSGYITVNSQNGRALFYWFFEAQSLPSKKPLLLWLNGGPGCSSVGYGAASELGPLMVNGNGTGLEFNKFSWNKEANLLFLESPVGVGFSYTNTSSDLDNIDDRFVAEDSYNFLVNWFKRFPQYKNHDFYISGESYAGHYVPQLADVVYERNKHLETDQHINLKGFIVGNAETDDYYDYKALVEFAWSHSVISDQLYKHVNSVCDFRLSPRSNECDHAMGSVYSQYDMIDIFNVYAPKCNSDQSELFSTSDGTAAMKAKRLKGMRMYSGYDPCYSMHIEDYMNKMDVQKSLHANTSGLIKDRRWSICSYSIFDNYNITVFSVLPIYSKLIKAGLRVWMYSGDVDGRVPVIGSRYCVEALGLPIKLQWQPWYLNNQVAGRFVEYQGLTMATIRGAGHAVPQDKPEQALVLINSFLSETQLPTKTNR